The Faecalibacterium prausnitzii genome includes a window with the following:
- a CDS encoding SpoIIE family protein phosphatase, whose translation MHDLLRQDALHPFAAALLPRAAVRPALRQGSAFLAGLLGGWAVLYGALIPFGLGLTLGFAEDCFAACAAGAVLGLLLHGFGALSLDSICLLCAIGAAVAARWLWPGRFRPALLASCGALGLGAVCFAFGPTGGGIDLLLTCGADALLAGALGFALRRFPPETPGAGMLLVGAAAAAALGGVALGPVCLGVVFCAALEAALCCRGQGKAALACCAVLGAALCGADASLGPAAAGLSCASAAAALLAPGRRVEAFAAYAGGCVTGVLCVQPPGSAFGFAFSAGAGLGLAALLPGGWLAPVPADEPDAPEERPRFSAAATRLEAVAESLSSLAETVNEVYDALPHRCETFRWVIDNAHDALCFNCGRRESCWKQEYTATLDGMNALRPILERNGHLETGDLPAQLGRCIHPAALCAAVNKSFALYRSRKETRVHAEAMRTALTEQYSAVADALGVLSEQLGRPGTPEPYKSGRVADFFASLGTPPLESAVTLDDLGRTRAAVTLPRTRFSAPELAALAQEVGRLCRRTFDPPQVLSCKGMTTLLFCEKPALRAVFGSAGSAARGSISGDAVQQFCSPTAAQMILCDGMGTGRPAAVDGNLAAELTARLLKAGFTAELAARLVNVALALKSDEESGATLDLISVDLYTGTARLFKAGAAPGFLVHGGRARPVGDASLPIGILGGVNGQSRVVHLAAGDYAVLVSDGLLVDGTGWVLKQLELSAAAADPPEVLAKTLVETARARAEATGRPDDITAAVLRLEACGR comes from the coding sequence ATGCACGATCTTCTCAGGCAGGATGCCCTTCATCCCTTTGCGGCGGCGCTGCTGCCGCGCGCAGCCGTCCGCCCGGCTCTGCGGCAGGGTTCGGCTTTTCTGGCCGGGCTGCTCGGCGGCTGGGCGGTGCTGTATGGGGCGCTCATTCCCTTCGGGCTAGGGCTGACGCTCGGATTTGCGGAGGACTGCTTCGCCGCCTGTGCGGCCGGGGCAGTGCTGGGGCTGCTGCTCCATGGGTTCGGGGCGCTGTCGCTGGACAGCATCTGTCTGCTCTGCGCCATCGGGGCCGCTGTAGCGGCACGGTGGCTCTGGCCGGGTCGGTTCCGGCCCGCCCTGCTGGCGAGCTGCGGAGCCCTGGGGCTGGGAGCCGTCTGCTTTGCCTTCGGCCCCACCGGCGGCGGGATCGACCTGCTGCTCACCTGCGGAGCAGACGCCCTGCTGGCGGGGGCGCTGGGCTTTGCCCTGCGGCGGTTCCCGCCCGAAACGCCCGGCGCGGGGATGCTGCTCGTCGGGGCCGCTGCCGCTGCGGCCCTGGGCGGGGTCGCACTGGGGCCGGTCTGCCTTGGCGTCGTGTTCTGCGCCGCGCTGGAAGCCGCCCTCTGCTGCCGGGGCCAGGGGAAAGCCGCCCTTGCCTGCTGTGCCGTGCTGGGTGCAGCACTCTGCGGGGCGGATGCCTCCCTCGGCCCGGCGGCAGCCGGGCTCTCCTGCGCCAGTGCAGCGGCTGCTCTGCTGGCCCCCGGACGCCGGGTGGAAGCCTTTGCCGCCTATGCGGGCGGCTGTGTGACGGGGGTGCTCTGCGTCCAGCCGCCCGGCAGTGCCTTTGGCTTTGCCTTCAGCGCCGGGGCGGGGCTAGGGCTGGCCGCGCTGCTGCCCGGCGGCTGGCTGGCCCCGGTGCCCGCAGACGAACCGGACGCACCGGAGGAGCGGCCCCGCTTTTCGGCCGCGGCCACCCGACTGGAAGCGGTAGCTGAAAGCCTGTCCTCCCTCGCGGAGACCGTCAACGAGGTCTACGACGCCCTGCCCCACCGGTGCGAGACCTTCCGCTGGGTCATCGACAACGCCCATGATGCGCTCTGCTTCAACTGCGGGCGGCGGGAGAGCTGCTGGAAGCAGGAATACACCGCAACGCTGGACGGCATGAACGCCCTGCGACCCATTCTGGAACGGAACGGCCATCTGGAGACCGGCGACCTCCCAGCCCAGCTGGGGCGCTGCATCCACCCGGCGGCGCTCTGCGCAGCGGTGAACAAATCCTTCGCGCTCTACCGCAGCCGGAAGGAGACCCGCGTCCACGCCGAAGCCATGCGCACAGCCCTGACTGAGCAGTACAGCGCTGTGGCCGACGCGCTGGGGGTGCTGAGTGAACAGCTGGGCCGCCCCGGCACACCGGAACCCTATAAATCCGGGCGGGTGGCCGACTTTTTTGCCAGCCTCGGCACCCCGCCGCTGGAATCTGCCGTCACGCTGGACGACCTGGGCCGGACGCGGGCCGCTGTCACCCTGCCCCGCACCCGGTTCTCTGCCCCGGAGCTGGCCGCACTGGCACAGGAGGTCGGGCGGCTCTGCCGCCGCACCTTCGACCCGCCCCAGGTGCTCTCCTGCAAGGGGATGACGACCCTGCTCTTCTGCGAAAAGCCCGCTCTGCGGGCCGTCTTCGGGTCTGCCGGGAGCGCCGCGCGGGGCAGCATCTCCGGCGATGCGGTCCAGCAGTTCTGCAGCCCTACCGCCGCGCAGATGATCCTCTGCGACGGCATGGGCACCGGACGCCCGGCCGCTGTGGACGGCAACCTGGCCGCAGAATTGACGGCCCGCCTGCTCAAGGCAGGCTTCACCGCCGAGCTGGCCGCACGGCTGGTCAACGTAGCACTGGCCCTCAAGAGCGATGAGGAGAGCGGCGCGACCCTCGATCTCATCAGCGTGGACCTCTATACCGGCACAGCCCGGTTGTTCAAGGCCGGGGCCGCACCGGGTTTTCTGGTCCACGGCGGGCGGGCACGGCCTGTGGGGGATGCCAGCCTGCCCATCGGCATCCTGGGCGGGGTGAACGGGCAGAGCCGGGTGGTGCATCTGGCGGCGGGCGATTACGCCGTGCTGGTATCGGACGGCCTGCTCGTGGACGGCACCGGCTGGGTGCTCAAGCAGCTGGAGCTCTCTGCTGCCGCAGCCGACCCGCCCGAAGTGCTGGCCAAAACGCTGGTGGAAACGGCCCGCGCCCGCGCCGAGGCGACCGGCCGCCCCGACGACATCACCGCAGCCGTGCTCCGGCTGGAAGCCTGCGGGCGTTGA
- a CDS encoding pectinesterase family protein: MLHLTVAQDGSGDYASVSEAVLAVPYELEAEIVIGPGVYREKLVCEKRCITLRGAGADQTILVWADGGKLPHPDGRPTHTFRSYTAFFSGESLTVEDLTIANDAGPGSLVGQAIAAYVDSARAVFRRVKLLGNQDTLFCAPLPEKEREKDGFLGPRTFAPRRASAQYYQNCEIAGDIDFIFGGADALFEQCTLRTVNNHIPRSFVTAPSGPADGLGFVFWDCDLVSDCPAGTVYLGRPWRPTGKTTVLDCRLGAHIAPDGFSPWNDRTDTGLASFAEKGSSGAGAAPRPAWVNEPSAADAAALLARARKRCRPEV, encoded by the coding sequence ATGCTGCACCTTACCGTTGCGCAGGACGGAAGCGGCGATTACGCTTCGGTGTCCGAGGCCGTGCTGGCCGTGCCTTATGAACTGGAAGCCGAGATCGTCATCGGGCCCGGCGTCTACCGGGAAAAGCTGGTCTGCGAAAAACGCTGCATCACCCTGCGGGGTGCCGGTGCCGACCAGACCATCCTCGTCTGGGCCGACGGCGGCAAACTGCCCCACCCGGACGGGCGGCCCACCCACACCTTCCGCAGCTACACGGCCTTCTTCAGCGGGGAGAGCCTCACCGTGGAGGACCTGACCATCGCCAACGATGCCGGGCCGGGCAGTCTGGTGGGGCAGGCCATCGCAGCCTATGTGGATAGCGCGCGGGCCGTGTTCCGCCGGGTGAAGCTGCTGGGCAATCAGGACACCCTGTTCTGCGCCCCGCTGCCCGAAAAAGAGCGGGAGAAGGACGGTTTCCTCGGCCCCCGCACCTTTGCGCCCCGGCGGGCCTCCGCGCAATATTACCAGAACTGTGAGATCGCGGGCGACATCGACTTCATCTTCGGCGGGGCAGACGCCCTGTTCGAGCAGTGCACTCTGCGCACCGTGAACAACCACATCCCCCGCAGCTTCGTCACGGCACCGTCCGGCCCGGCGGACGGGCTGGGCTTTGTCTTCTGGGACTGCGATCTCGTCTCGGACTGCCCGGCCGGGACGGTCTATCTGGGCCGGCCCTGGCGCCCTACCGGCAAGACCACCGTGCTGGACTGCCGCCTCGGTGCCCACATCGCCCCCGACGGCTTCTCGCCCTGGAACGACCGCACCGACACCGGCCTTGCCTCCTTTGCGGAGAAGGGCAGTTCCGGCGCAGGGGCTGCGCCCCGCCCGGCCTGGGTGAACGAACCCTCCGCCGCCGATGCGGCCGCACTGCTGGCCCGTGCCCGGAAGCGCTGCCGCCCGGAAGTTTAA
- a CDS encoding sensor histidine kinase: protein MRQLGKKRRSIGIRGQMMWFLCLICLLLLGLFWFLSTQLLEPLYTKHIQKQLTAEAEMIVAEMDDAIAKGEILSYWAFGGIKVTNDDFFSQLGSDIYSNGELSSFCVDISDATLRTIKKYENLSYCSLHQKSFPDTLDDDIAYSTARQVRQYCRENGAFARVLPAAKPSAYNQLVVGRMTADGAYTVLVSTTLMHVSEAGEVMSTVLPLAAALIFAFSMSAAWMFSEWFTKPLRQLSGAARQVAQGDYAVHVETGRNDELGDLAEDFNHMAKEVQRASQMQRDLLANVSHDLRTPLTLIKGYAETVRDITGDDKAHRDEQMNIIVDEADRLTALVSSVMELSKVTSGAEKCEKVHFDMGQLCDEVSERYDAVCAQNGWQLKLELPDEELPVYADPNMMQRALHNLLGNAMHHMGADGIFVLRAAPSAEGVRVEVEDHGPGIAAEDLPYIFDRYYRSRSDAGKQGTGLGLSITKAIFQQHGFRFGVQSTVGKGTTFWFIMTSE from the coding sequence ATGCGGCAACTGGGAAAAAAGCGGCGTTCCATCGGCATCCGCGGGCAGATGATGTGGTTCTTGTGCCTGATCTGCCTGCTGCTGCTGGGGTTGTTCTGGTTCCTGAGCACCCAGCTGCTGGAGCCGCTGTACACCAAACACATCCAGAAGCAGCTGACGGCAGAGGCCGAGATGATCGTGGCCGAGATGGACGACGCCATCGCAAAGGGGGAGATCCTCTCGTACTGGGCGTTCGGCGGCATCAAGGTGACGAACGACGATTTCTTCAGCCAGCTGGGCAGCGACATCTATTCCAACGGGGAACTGAGCAGCTTTTGCGTGGATATTTCGGACGCAACGCTCCGCACCATCAAAAAATACGAGAACCTCTCCTATTGCAGCCTGCACCAGAAGTCGTTCCCCGATACGCTGGATGACGACATCGCTTATTCCACCGCCCGGCAGGTGCGGCAGTACTGCCGCGAGAACGGGGCCTTCGCCCGTGTGCTCCCGGCGGCCAAGCCGTCGGCCTACAATCAGCTGGTCGTGGGCCGGATGACCGCCGATGGGGCCTATACGGTGCTGGTGAGCACCACTCTGATGCACGTGTCCGAGGCGGGCGAGGTGATGAGTACCGTGCTGCCGCTGGCGGCGGCGCTCATCTTCGCCTTCTCGATGAGCGCGGCGTGGATGTTCAGCGAGTGGTTCACAAAGCCGCTGCGTCAGCTCTCCGGTGCGGCGCGGCAGGTGGCCCAGGGCGATTATGCCGTCCATGTGGAAACGGGCCGGAACGATGAACTTGGCGACCTGGCCGAGGATTTCAACCACATGGCGAAGGAAGTCCAGCGGGCTTCCCAGATGCAGCGGGACCTGCTGGCCAATGTCTCCCACGACCTGCGCACCCCGCTCACCCTCATCAAGGGCTACGCCGAGACAGTGCGCGACATCACCGGCGACGACAAGGCCCACCGCGACGAGCAGATGAACATTATCGTGGACGAGGCCGACCGCCTGACGGCTCTGGTCTCCAGCGTCATGGAACTGAGCAAGGTGACGAGCGGCGCGGAAAAATGCGAGAAAGTCCATTTCGATATGGGCCAGCTCTGCGACGAGGTCAGCGAACGGTACGACGCCGTCTGTGCCCAGAACGGCTGGCAGCTGAAACTGGAGCTGCCGGACGAGGAACTGCCCGTCTACGCCGACCCCAACATGATGCAGCGGGCGCTGCACAACCTGCTGGGCAACGCGATGCACCACATGGGAGCGGACGGCATCTTCGTGCTGCGGGCCGCACCATCTGCCGAGGGCGTCCGGGTCGAGGTCGAGGATCACGGCCCCGGCATCGCCGCGGAGGACCTGCCCTATATCTTTGACCGCTACTACCGCTCCCGCTCCGATGCGGGCAAGCAGGGCACGGGCCTGGGTCTGTCCATCACAAAAGCCATTTTCCAGCAGCACGGCTTCCGCTTCGGTGTGCAGAGCACCGTGGGCAAAGGAACGACGTTCTGGTTCATCATGACTTCAGAGTAA
- a CDS encoding response regulator transcription factor, translated as MAKILIVDDEPRIRELIREHLQYAGYVCEEAGDGSAALSLLSGGGYDLVILDVMMPFMDGMTCLREMRTRHINTPVIILTARGEEYDKLAGLEGGADDYVVKPFSPRELVARVRAVLNRTMPRSEASDGTMTFGDLTIDTASHTVRVAGEEVSLTPKEFDLLVFLASNKGIALSREKILQKVWNYDYFGEDRTVDTHVKMLRGHLGKCRGYIATVWGIGYKFDPDAAR; from the coding sequence ATGGCAAAAATTCTGATCGTTGATGATGAACCCCGCATCCGGGAACTGATCCGGGAGCATCTGCAATATGCGGGCTATGTCTGCGAGGAGGCAGGCGATGGCTCGGCGGCGCTTTCGCTGCTGAGCGGCGGCGGATACGATCTGGTGATCCTGGATGTGATGATGCCGTTCATGGACGGCATGACCTGCCTGCGGGAGATGCGCACCCGCCACATCAACACGCCGGTCATCATCCTGACCGCACGCGGCGAGGAATACGATAAACTGGCGGGCCTGGAGGGCGGCGCGGACGACTATGTGGTCAAGCCGTTCTCCCCGCGCGAGCTGGTGGCCCGTGTCCGGGCCGTGCTCAACCGCACCATGCCCCGGAGCGAGGCTTCCGACGGCACCATGACCTTCGGCGACCTGACCATCGACACGGCCAGCCACACCGTCCGCGTGGCGGGCGAAGAAGTGAGCCTAACGCCCAAGGAGTTCGACCTGCTGGTCTTCCTGGCATCGAACAAGGGCATCGCCCTCAGCCGCGAAAAGATCTTGCAGAAGGTGTGGAACTACGATTACTTCGGCGAGGACCGCACCGTGGACACCCACGTCAAGATGCTGCGCGGCCACCTGGGCAAGTGCCGGGGCTACATCGCCACGGTCTGGGGCATCGGCTACAAGTTCGACCCCGATGCGGCACGATAA